A genomic segment from Aegilops tauschii subsp. strangulata cultivar AL8/78 chromosome 1, Aet v6.0, whole genome shotgun sequence encodes:
- the LOC109762126 gene encoding ethylene-responsive transcription factor 3-like, whose product MSIRHLGASDFRGVRERRSGAFSSEICFGEKRLILGTFDTAEEAARAHDAAAWRLLRPRGEMNFPDVSSQRAQDLPPLPRLFTDEDRRVHRRRQRRLAIAEMDVEAMMVWRERFPRDIVDER is encoded by the coding sequence ATGTCGATTCGCCACCTGGGCGCTTCGGATTTTCGCGGAGTCCGCGAGCGccgctccggcgccttctcctcCGAGATATGTTTTGGCGAGAAACGCCTCATCCTCGGCACCTTCGACACCGCAGAGGAGGCGGCCCGCGCGCACGACGCGGCGGCCTGGCGCCTCCTGAGGCCTCGTGGGGAGATGAATTTTCCCGACGTGTCGAGCCAGCGGGCGCAGGATCTACCGCCTCTCCCGCGGCTtttcaccgacgaggatcgtcgtgtCCACCGGAGGCGGCAGCGTCGCCTCgccatcgccgagatggacgtgGAAGCCATGATGGTGTGGCGCGAACGCTTCCCGCGGGACATCGTCGACGAGCGCTAG
- the LOC109762100 gene encoding mitochondrial adenine nucleotide transporter ADNT1 — translation MASEDVVGKSRGDTAVNTIVNLAEEAKLAREGVKGPGHQVLTVCKSLFAGGVAGGLSRTAVAPLERLKILLQVQNPHSIKYNGTVQGLKYIWRTEGLRGLFKGNGTNCARIVPNSAVKFFSYEQASRGILYLYRQQTGDENAQLSPILRLGAGATAGIIAMSATYPMDMVRGRITVQTEKSPYQYRGMFHALGTVYREEGFRALYRGWLPSVIGVVPYVGLNFAVYESLKDWLLQSNAFDLAKDNELHVVTRLGCGAVAGTIGQTVAYPLDVVRRRMQMVGWSHAASIVTGEGKEALQYNGMIDAFRKTVRHEGFGALYKGLVPNSVKVVPSIAIAFVTYEAVKDVLGVEMRID, via the exons ATGGCATCGGAGGACGTGGTGGGGAAGAGCAGGGGCGACACGGCCGTCAACACCATCGTCAACCTGGCCGAGGAGGCCAAGCTCGCGCGCGAGGGCGTCAAGGGGCCCGGCCACCAGGTCCTCACCGTCTGCAAGTCCCTCTTCGCCGGCGGCGTCGCCGGGGGCCT ATCGAGGACTGCTGTTGCTCCGCTTGAGCGATTGAAGATCCTGCTTCAG GTTCAAAATCCTCACAGTATCAAGTACAATGGTACCGTTCAAGGGCTTAAGTATATATGGAGAACAGAAGGCCTTCGTGGACTGTTTAAGGGCAATGGAACTAACTGTGCAAGGATTGTCCCAAATTCTGCTGTGAAATTCTTCAGCTATGAGCAAGCATCAAG GGGTATTTTGTATCTgtaccggcaacagactggggaTG AGAATGCTCAGCTTAGTCCAATCTTGCGCCTTGGAGCTGGAGCCACAGCTGGTATCATAGCCATGTCTGCTACTTATCCCATGGATATGGTCAGGGGTAGGATTACTGTTCAG ACAGAGAAATCTCCCTACCAGTACCGTGGTATGTTTCATGCATTGGGCACAGTGTACCGTGAAGAAGGCTTCCGTGCTTTATACAGAGGCTGGCTTCCATCAGTGATTGGAGTT GTCCCTTATGTTGGCCTTAACTTTGCTGTGTACGAGTCTCTGAAGGACTGGCTCCTCCAGTCAAATGCATTTGATCTTGCAAAGGACAATGAGCTGCACGTAGTAACAAGGCTTGGATGCGGAGCTGTGGCTGGAACCATCGGCCAGACTGTGGCATACCCTCTTGATGTTGTCAGGAGAAGGATGCAGATGGTTGGCTGGAGTCACGCTGCTTCTATTGTTACTGGAGAGGGCAAAGAGGCACTCCAGTACAATGGTATGATTGATGCATTCAGGAAAACTGTTCGGCACGAAGGGTTTGGTGCTCTGTACAAGGGTCTTGTGCCCAACTCGGTGAAG GTGGTGCCTTCCATCGCCATTGCGTTCGTCACGTACGAGGCCGTGAAGGATGTTCTAGGAGTAGAGATGAGGATAGACTGA
- the LOC109762127 gene encoding uncharacterized protein, translated as MEQLRQVGEALGGIAALMAFHHELRVNPLQCRLLADACELAFDAVAAEVRACLRFDDRLAGRWKPLESPLRELCRAVRDAEHYIRLCFGDLHGGGGGSWWARAAALTHGVECVELHLHGLLWCVAVVLESVEVVAEATAALNPDELARRRVLFARDYDKDLLDPALFRRSRVGRAYLATQELAARMDTAWAEDRWLLSQLLDEMRSKPLSRQEHRIADLLAAPRGEPHPASALLLGDFHMRRRLGGSLKEVQWMGEAFAVKHYVGVDADDAAVGAEAALLTSVAHPNVAHCRYCFRDEEKREAYLVMDQIMSKDLGSFFKEANGSAKRPRAQLPLVVVVDAMLQIARGMEHLHSKKIYHGELNPSNVLVKTRGGAADAYLVVKVAGFAGDPAAAAVTSPGRKASHAAAAGANANANASGNGSVNPCIWYAPEVLENDEPGQAAARRTEKADVYSFGMISFELLTGKIPFEDNHLQGDNMSKNIRAGERPLFPFQAPKYLTGLTRRCWHGDPAQRPPFSSICRVLRYVKRFLVMNPEQHGGQGDASTPAQPPTATPTPPVDYLDIEALLLRKLSAWQKQADAAPRVADVPFEMYAYRVVERERGKAAMLHIGRGSDSGSEANSLCGDEGVHSGATVPEVVEAAPTSSPRAKAWSRSPSSKSTGSSRLVPSASSPRKPAGRVAAAKAGKCL; from the coding sequence ATGGAGCAGCTCCGGCAGGTGGGCGAGGCCCTCGGCGGCATCGCCGCCCTCATGGCCTTCCACCACGAGCTCCGCGTCAACCCGCTCcagtgccgcctcctcgccgacgcCTGCGAGCTGGCcttcgacgccgtcgccgccgaggTGCGCGCCTGCCTCCGCTTCGACGACCGCCTCGCCGGCAGGTGGAAGCCCCTCGAGTCCCCGCTGCGCGAGCTCTGCCGCGCCGTCCGCGACGCCGAGCACTACATCCGCCTCTGCTTCGGGGACctgcacggcggcggcggcggcagctggTGGGCGCGGGCGGCCGCGCTCACGCACGGGGTCGAGTGCGTCGAGCTGCACCTCCACGGCCTCCTCTGGTGCGTCGCCGTCGTGCTGGAGTCCGTCGAGGTCGTCGCCGAGGCCACCGCGGCGCTCAACCCCGACGAGCTCGCGCGGCGGCGGGTGCTCTTCGCCCGGGACTACGACAAGGACCTCCTCGATCCGGCGCTGTTCCGGCGAAGCAGGGTGGGCAGGGCATACCTGGCCACGCAGGAGCTCGCCGCCCGGATGGACACGGCGTGGGCGGAGGACAGGTGGCTCCTCTCGCAGCTGCTCGACGAGATGAGATCCAAGCCCTTATCGCGGCAGGAGCACCGGATcgccgacctcctggccgcgccGCGCGGGGAGCCGCACCCGGCGTCCGCGCTCCTCCTCGGCGACTTCCACATGCGACGGCGCCTCGGGGGCAGCCTGAAGGAGGTGCAGTGGATGGGGGAGGCCTTCGCCGTGAAGCACTACGTCGGGGTGGACGCCGACGACGCCGCGGTCGGCGCGGAGGCCGCGCTGCTGACGTCGGTGGCGCACCCGAACGTGGCGCACTGCCGGTACTGCTTCCGCGACGAGGAGAAGCGGGAGGCGTACCTCGTCATGGACCAGATCATGAGCAAGGACCTCGGGAGCTTCTTCAAGGAGGCGAACGGCAGCGCCAAGCGGCCGCGCGCGCAGCTCCCgctcgtcgtcgtcgtcgacGCCATGCTGCAGATCGCGCGCGGCATGGAGCACCTCCACTCCAAGAAGATCTACCACGGCGAGCTCAACCCGTCCAACGTGCTCGTCAAGACGCGGGGCGGCGCCGCCGACGCGTACCTGGTCGTCAAGGTCGCCGGGTTCGCCGGTGACCCCGCCGCAGCCGCCGTGACCAGCCCCGGCCGGAAGGCgtcgcacgccgccgccgccggcgcaaACGCAAACGCCAATGCGAGTGGCAATGGCAGCGTCAACCCCTGCATCTGGTACGCGCCGGAGGTGCTGGAGAACGACGAGCCCGggcaggcggcggcgaggcgcacGGAGAAGGCCGACGTGTACAGCTTCGGCATGATCAGCTTCGAGCTGCTGACCGGCAAGATCCCGTTCGAGGACAACCACCTGCAGGGGGACAACATGAGCAAGAACATCCGCGCCGGCGAGAGGCCGCTCTTCCCGTTCCAGGCGCCCAAGTACCTGACCGGCCTCACCAGGCGCTGCTGGCACGGCGACCCGGCGCAGCGGCCGCCGTTCAGCTCCATCTGCCGCGTCCTCCGCTACGTGAAGCGGTTCCTGGTCATGAACCCGGAGCAGCACGGCGGCCAGGGCGACGCGTCGACGCCAGCGCAGCCGCCAACGGCGACGCCAACACCGCCGGTGGACTACCTGGACATCGAGGCGCTGCTGCTGAGGAAGCTCTCGGCGTGGCAGAAGCAGGCGGACGCGGCGCCGCGCGTGGCCGACGTGCCGTTCGAAATGTACGCGTACAGGGTggtggagagggagaggggcaaGGCGGCGATGCTGCACATCGGCAGGGGCTCCGACTCCGGCAGCGAGGCCAACTCGCTGTGCGGCGACGAGGGTGTGCACAGCGGCGCGACGGTGCCGGAGGTCGTGGAAGCGGCCCCGACGTCGAGCCCGCGCGCCAAGGCGTGGTCGCGGTCGCCGTCCTCCAAGAGCACCGGGAGCAGCAGGTTGGTGCCGTCGGCGTCGTCGCCGCGCAAGCCGGCCGGCAGGGTCGCCGCCGCCAAAGCAGGCAAGTGTCTGTAG
- the LOC123494360 gene encoding uncharacterized protein → MGVLVGSDSIRCAAANLILATGVQSGLSSAAHTVRSTPPGSASQGKRASPASRRVSPPPLVMTSPSRIVNGKARRALLLGRGEIGRGEKGPRGAVVTADASGVTKQAHNDNTPSSGNSREANKSPHARVRRQRASNRNLVWIRKELVEKGEFSADDCHPIGRSDRLPPPKQFSFLRDLWSRQTGRIAFAEVVKKMAGGGGRENSRGGGKYAAGRGRNELGRPTAPTTVPTVPPARPRAQNSGPPVNIFSRPPIAPLMPGPNMVPPGHMFPGYHGGGWGNHYNQMPQWPQQMQFSYQYIPPPVGPPINYQQQPARSSSGQIGGACSLCSWGNLELVSPRRSRRLRL, encoded by the coding sequence ATGGGAGTGCTTGTTGGGAGTGATAGCATCAGGTGCGCCGCTGCAAATCTCATCCTGGCCACCGGCGTCCAGTCGGGATTGAGCTCGGCTGCCCATACGGTGCGTTCCACGCCGCCAGGATCTGCAAGTCAGGGGAAAAGGGCCTCGCCGGCCAGTAGGCGGGTCTCGCCGCCGCCGTTGGTGATGACCTCGCCGAGTAGAATAGTCAACGGCAAAGCTAGGAGGGCTCTTCTGCTTGGGAGAGGTGAAATCGGACGGGGCGAGAAGGGGCCACGTGGCGCAGTGGTGACCGCCGATGCTAGTGGGGTGACGAAGCAGGCGCATAATGATAATACGCCTTCCAGTGGAAATTCTCGAGAGGCCAATAAATCCCCCCATGCTAGGGTTCGCCGCCAGAGGGCCTCTAACCGAAACCTGGTCTGGATCAGGAAGGAGTTGGTAGAGAAGGGCGAGTTCTCTGCCGATGACTGCCACCCTATAGGGAGATCAGATCGGCTACCACCACCAAAGCAATTCAGTTTTTTGAGAGATCTGTGGTCTAGGCAGACTGGGCGAATTGCGTTTGCGGAGGTTGTTAAGAAGATGGCTGGCGGAGGAGGTCGAGAAAATTCAAGGGGAGGAGGAAAATATGCGGCAGGAAGGGGGAGGAATGAGTTGGGGAGACCTACAGCTCCAACGACCGTCCCCACTGTTCCTCCAGCTAGGCCCCGTGCGCAAAATTCAGGCCCCCCTGTGAATATCTTCTCCAGACCACCGATTGCGCCGCTGATGCCTGGACCGAATATGGTTCCTCCCGGCCACATGTTCCCTGGTTACCATGGAGGGGGCTGGGGCAACCACTACAATCAGATGCCGCAGTGGCCACAACAGATGCAGTTTTCGTACCAGTATATCCCACCGCCTGTTGGTCCTCCAATCAATTACCAACAGCAGCCTGCGAGGAGCAGCAGTGGGCAGATTGGGGGAGCATGCAGCCTGTGTAGTTGGGGCAACCTGGAACTAGTAAGTCCAAGAAGAAGCAGAAGGCTAAGACTCTGA